From the Microbacterium thalassium genome, one window contains:
- a CDS encoding aldehyde dehydrogenase family protein has protein sequence MSVESEPRPTFGDAVGRFLADGPKRMLIGGEWIPASAGETFSTVDPATGSPLAEVARARSEDVDRAVRSAREAFESDAWRNMFPADRAKLLWRVADLLERDLEEFAELESLDQGKNWRTSRLGEIPAAISQFRYFSGWATKILGSTVPTSLSRTPAGKEVFAYTRREPVGVVGAIVPWNSPLLMAAMKLAPALAAGCTVVLKPAENTPLTAIRFGDLLIEAGMPPGVVNIVTGYGGEAGQALAEHPGVAKISFTGSTAVGKKLVQTASGDLKRLTLELGGKSPSIIMPDADLSQAVPGVSRGIFDNGGQVCIASSRIYAHRDVYEQVVEGMSAFARGLKLGHGLDPSSDLGPLVSQVQADRVASFIDEGRADGVEVVTGGARSGAIGTFYEPTVLTGVREDMRLMREEIFGPVATVTPFDDVDEVLAWANDSRYGLAASVWTEGLSNAHRIAARLEAGTVWVNCHSFLGPELVKGGHKESGWGYENGPQGLENYLETKSVVAVI, from the coding sequence ATGAGCGTCGAATCCGAACCCCGCCCCACATTCGGCGACGCCGTCGGGCGCTTCCTGGCGGACGGGCCGAAGCGCATGCTCATCGGCGGCGAGTGGATCCCGGCCTCCGCCGGTGAGACCTTCAGCACGGTCGACCCCGCCACAGGCAGCCCGCTCGCCGAGGTGGCGCGCGCCCGCTCGGAGGACGTCGACCGCGCCGTGCGCTCGGCACGCGAGGCGTTCGAGTCGGATGCGTGGCGGAACATGTTCCCGGCCGACCGCGCGAAGCTGCTGTGGCGGGTCGCCGACCTGCTCGAGCGCGACCTCGAGGAGTTCGCCGAGCTGGAGTCCCTCGACCAGGGCAAGAACTGGCGCACATCGCGCCTGGGCGAGATCCCAGCGGCGATCAGCCAGTTCCGGTACTTCTCGGGCTGGGCCACCAAGATCCTCGGGTCGACGGTTCCGACGTCGCTGAGCCGCACCCCGGCCGGCAAAGAGGTGTTCGCCTACACGCGCCGCGAGCCGGTGGGTGTGGTGGGCGCGATCGTGCCGTGGAACTCGCCGCTGCTGATGGCCGCGATGAAGCTCGCGCCGGCGCTCGCGGCCGGCTGCACCGTGGTGCTCAAGCCCGCCGAGAACACGCCGCTCACGGCGATCCGCTTCGGCGACCTGCTCATCGAAGCGGGGATGCCGCCGGGAGTCGTGAACATCGTCACCGGGTACGGCGGCGAAGCCGGACAGGCGCTCGCCGAGCATCCGGGGGTCGCGAAGATCTCGTTCACGGGCTCGACCGCGGTGGGCAAGAAGCTCGTGCAGACCGCCTCCGGCGATCTCAAGCGGCTCACGCTCGAGCTCGGCGGCAAGTCGCCGTCGATCATCATGCCCGACGCCGATCTGTCGCAGGCGGTACCCGGGGTCAGCCGCGGCATCTTCGACAACGGCGGCCAGGTGTGCATCGCGAGCTCGCGCATCTACGCCCACCGGGACGTGTACGAACAGGTCGTCGAGGGCATGTCCGCGTTCGCCCGGGGCCTCAAGCTCGGCCACGGACTGGACCCGTCCAGCGACCTCGGCCCGCTGGTGAGCCAGGTGCAGGCCGACCGCGTCGCGAGCTTCATCGACGAGGGCCGCGCCGACGGCGTGGAGGTCGTCACCGGCGGTGCGCGGTCGGGGGCGATCGGCACGTTCTACGAGCCGACGGTCCTCACCGGTGTCCGCGAGGACATGCGCCTCATGCGCGAGGAGATCTTCGGCCCCGTCGCGACGGTGACCCCGTTCGACGACGTCGACGAGGTGCTCGCGTGGGCGAACGACTCCCGCTACGGACTGGCGGCGAGCGTGTGGACCGAGGGCCTGAGCAACGCGCACCGCATCGCGGCGCGGCTGGAAGCGGGGACGGTGTGGGTGAACTGCCACTCGTTCCTCGGCCCCGAGCTCGTCAAGGGCGGGCACAAGGAATCCGGGTGGGGGTACGAGAACGGGCCCCAGGGCCTGGAGAACTACCTCGAGACCAAGTCCGTCGTGGCGGTGATCTGA
- a CDS encoding NtaA/DmoA family FMN-dependent monooxygenase (This protein belongs to a clade of FMN-dependent monooxygenases, within a broader family of flavin-dependent oxidoreductases, the luciferase-like monooxygenase (LMM) family, some of whose members use coenzyme F420 rather than FMN.), producing the protein MAKRIALGVFEMMNPSNGMPTWTDPRGRGDDWDRLEYWVDLAKMLDAAGFDFLFFADTYGYATLQGVMPEEVAAHGIQFPALDPMLAIPALARETASLGFVVTSPTTVERPYATARRFASLDRFTDGRIGWNVVTGSSQATTDELFGVTAKLNHDERYDAADDFLDTCLRFWEHSWDDDAEVRDRSRGVYADPAKLHRVEVDAPHQRAHGVFAVPPTPQRTPVLFQAGTSDRGRAYAARNAEAVFIQGQSIVSAAAHVADIRAQAESHGRAGSEVKVVTGMTVTVAPTEAEARALRAEYEALLGLDDAAVMFAGITGIDLTGVDPDTRLTDLRTDLGQTLVDRYAKKDPDVRVRAVLDQFRTKAIRGFQVTGSPEQVADEIEEIVDGSGIDGLMLEPTFGGPAAYRAFIDLVVPILAERGRLTAPAGPTLRERFGGGARLSPTHRAHRLSASAAPNGESA; encoded by the coding sequence ATGGCGAAGCGAATCGCGCTCGGCGTCTTCGAGATGATGAACCCCAGCAACGGGATGCCGACCTGGACCGACCCGCGCGGACGCGGCGACGACTGGGACCGCCTCGAGTACTGGGTCGACCTGGCGAAGATGCTCGATGCCGCCGGCTTCGACTTCCTCTTCTTCGCCGACACCTACGGCTACGCGACGCTGCAGGGGGTCATGCCCGAGGAGGTCGCCGCCCACGGCATCCAGTTCCCCGCACTCGACCCCATGCTCGCGATCCCGGCGCTCGCCCGCGAGACCGCGTCGCTCGGGTTCGTCGTCACCTCGCCCACCACGGTCGAGCGCCCCTACGCGACCGCACGCCGGTTCGCCTCGCTCGACCGGTTCACCGACGGCCGGATCGGCTGGAACGTCGTCACCGGCAGCTCTCAGGCCACGACCGACGAGCTGTTCGGGGTGACCGCGAAGCTGAACCACGATGAACGCTACGACGCCGCCGACGACTTCCTCGACACGTGCCTTCGGTTCTGGGAGCACAGCTGGGACGATGACGCCGAGGTGCGTGATCGCTCCCGCGGCGTGTACGCCGACCCCGCGAAGCTCCACCGCGTCGAGGTGGACGCCCCCCACCAGCGCGCGCACGGCGTCTTCGCCGTTCCCCCGACGCCGCAGCGCACACCCGTGCTGTTCCAGGCCGGCACCTCAGACCGCGGCCGCGCGTATGCCGCCCGGAACGCCGAGGCGGTGTTCATCCAGGGTCAGTCGATCGTCTCCGCCGCCGCGCACGTCGCCGACATCCGCGCGCAGGCCGAGTCGCACGGGCGCGCGGGCTCGGAGGTCAAGGTGGTGACGGGCATGACCGTCACCGTCGCCCCGACCGAGGCCGAGGCTCGCGCGCTGCGCGCGGAGTACGAGGCGCTGCTGGGCCTCGACGATGCCGCCGTCATGTTCGCCGGCATCACCGGCATCGACCTGACCGGCGTGGACCCCGATACGCGCCTGACCGACCTGCGCACGGATCTCGGGCAGACGCTGGTCGACCGCTACGCGAAGAAGGACCCCGACGTCCGGGTGCGCGCCGTGCTGGACCAGTTCCGCACCAAGGCGATCCGCGGCTTCCAGGTCACCGGATCCCCCGAGCAGGTCGCCGACGAGATCGAGGAGATCGTCGACGGCTCCGGCATCGACGGGCTCATGCTCGAGCCCACCTTCGGCGGCCCCGCCGCATACCGCGCCTTCATCGACCTCGTCGTCCCGATCCTCGCCGAGCGGGGGCGTCTGACCGCCCCCGCGGGCCCCACGCTGCGCGAGCGCTTCGGCGGCGGCGCCCGACTGTCCCCCACGCACCGCGCTCACCGGCTCTCGGCGAGCGCCGCACCGAACGGAGAATCCGCATGA
- a CDS encoding thiamine pyrophosphate-binding protein yields the protein MRADAVEAVIRGLKKAGVSVATYLPDSLLKELYPALDADPDIRTIPVTNEGEGAAIAGGVFLSGKRAVLVMENSGLRAATEHLARMGLGAGIPVVMIMSYRGEMGENNWWAIPHGITMEPLLQALRTPYTIVRDVEELETAIVRAYDTAYASYYHAAIVLGGDLVR from the coding sequence ATGAGAGCCGACGCCGTCGAGGCGGTGATCCGCGGCCTGAAGAAGGCCGGGGTCTCCGTCGCCACCTACCTGCCCGACTCGCTGCTGAAGGAGCTGTATCCGGCTCTGGACGCCGACCCCGACATCCGCACGATCCCCGTCACGAACGAGGGCGAGGGTGCCGCGATCGCCGGAGGCGTCTTCCTCTCGGGCAAGCGCGCCGTGCTCGTGATGGAGAACTCGGGCCTGCGCGCCGCCACCGAGCACCTGGCGCGCATGGGCCTGGGCGCCGGCATCCCGGTCGTCATGATCATGAGCTACCGCGGCGAGATGGGCGAGAACAACTGGTGGGCCATCCCCCACGGCATCACGATGGAGCCCCTGCTCCAGGCGCTGCGCACGCCCTACACGATCGTGCGGGACGTCGAGGAGCTCGAGACCGCGATCGTCCGCGCCTACGACACCGCCTACGCGTCGTACTACCACGCCGCCATCGTTCTCGGAGGGGATCTGGTCCGATGA
- the rpsI gene encoding 30S ribosomal protein S9 yields the protein MANNETPQNFSTETPVDQEAVAAERPVLSVPGAAVGRRKEAIARVRLIPGSGTITINGRAFEDYFPNKLHQQLITDPFTLLNLTGAYDVVARIQGGGPSGQAGALRLGIARALNEIDAEHNRPTLKKAGFLSRDARVKERKKAGLKKARKAPQYSKR from the coding sequence GTGGCGAACAACGAAACCCCGCAGAACTTCTCGACCGAGACCCCTGTCGACCAGGAGGCCGTCGCGGCCGAGCGCCCCGTGCTCTCGGTTCCCGGCGCCGCGGTCGGCCGCCGCAAGGAGGCCATCGCTCGCGTCCGCCTGATCCCGGGCTCCGGCACCATCACCATCAACGGTCGTGCGTTCGAGGACTACTTCCCGAACAAGCTGCACCAGCAGCTCATCACCGACCCGTTCACGCTGCTGAACCTCACCGGTGCGTACGACGTCGTCGCGCGCATCCAGGGTGGCGGCCCCTCGGGTCAGGCCGGCGCCCTGCGCCTGGGCATCGCCCGCGCGCTGAACGAGATCGACGCCGAGCACAACCGCCCGACCCTCAAGAAGGCCGGCTTCCTCTCGCGCGACGCTCGCGTCAAGGAGCGCAAGAAGGCCGGTCTCAAGAAGGCCCGCAAGGCGCCTCAGTACTCGAAGCGCTAA
- the add gene encoding adenosine deaminase: MLSTYDYLRLLPKAELHCHFVSTMRVSTLVELAAAHDVALKTDDLDALLDYEGLPDFLDVFNAAHLALTTGDEIARVAYEGVEDAVRDGNLRYREYFINPDNFAPRGIDYASLIDAVTDGLVQAERDYGVGFRIVAAINRSLPAATAVRMVETVIAHPRDCVVGIGMDDLTPELTEDPLRFREAYELATRHGLKTSAHVGETMNASPWNVVDALETLGVDRIDHGYRVVDDADALARAAASGIPFTCTPHSTRMLSGWEFDPSHRIAQMVRAGLPVTLATDDAVFFKTDIGREYTDALPGMGMDDAQAARIARAGFEAAWCDPAQRDRMLAEADAQILALSALR, translated from the coding sequence ATGCTGAGCACGTACGACTACCTGCGCCTCCTGCCGAAGGCGGAGCTGCACTGCCACTTCGTCTCCACGATGCGGGTGAGCACCCTCGTCGAGCTCGCCGCAGCGCACGACGTCGCCCTGAAGACCGACGACCTCGACGCGCTGCTCGACTACGAGGGCCTCCCCGACTTCCTGGACGTGTTCAATGCGGCGCACCTGGCGCTCACGACCGGCGACGAGATCGCCCGCGTCGCCTACGAGGGCGTGGAGGATGCCGTGCGCGACGGCAACCTCCGATACCGCGAGTACTTCATCAACCCCGACAACTTCGCTCCGCGCGGCATCGACTACGCGAGCCTCATCGATGCCGTCACCGACGGCCTCGTCCAGGCCGAGCGCGACTACGGTGTGGGCTTCCGCATCGTCGCCGCGATCAACCGGTCGCTGCCGGCGGCCACCGCTGTGCGCATGGTCGAGACGGTGATCGCGCATCCGCGCGATTGCGTCGTCGGCATCGGCATGGACGATCTGACGCCCGAGCTGACCGAGGACCCGCTGCGGTTCCGCGAGGCGTACGAGCTGGCCACGCGGCACGGGCTGAAGACATCGGCCCACGTCGGCGAGACGATGAACGCGTCGCCGTGGAACGTGGTCGACGCGCTCGAGACGCTGGGCGTCGATCGGATCGACCACGGCTACCGCGTCGTCGACGACGCGGACGCCCTCGCCCGCGCCGCGGCATCCGGCATCCCCTTCACGTGCACGCCGCACTCGACGCGCATGCTGTCGGGCTGGGAGTTCGACCCGTCGCACCGGATCGCGCAGATGGTGCGCGCGGGGCTGCCGGTGACCCTCGCGACCGACGACGCGGTCTTCTTCAAGACCGACATCGGCCGCGAGTACACCGACGCTCTTCCGGGCATGGGCATGGACGACGCCCAGGCAGCGCGCATCGCGCGCGCCGGCTTCGAAGCGGCATGGTGCGACCCCGCGCAGCGCGACCGCATGCTCGCCGAGGCGGACGCGCAGATCCTCGCGCTGTCGGCGCTGCGGTAG
- a CDS encoding GMC family oxidoreductase: MPVVTFPAAAYDFVVVGGGAAGCVVAARLSEDPAARVLLVEAGPDHQGVREILEAAHWDAMIGGPYDYGYASTPTEHVVERSIAMPRGRVLGGSSSTNAMLWYRGARADYDAWADAGATGWGYDDLLPYFRRSESRPGGDPAYRGLDGPMRVAPLTRRHTIADALIDAAAERGIPVIDDANAASNEGATYADYNAVEGEDGSFERWSTARAYLEPALTRPNLDVLVDSPVHDLVLDGIAVVGIRHRVDGTVVTTRADRVVLSAGAFDTPRLLQRSGIGDPLRLRHAGIDPRHALPGVGENFQDHPLILGVNFRARADLGPVLGNGGGSMVNWRSSYAAAGPDLHAVIAHGSRGDDRLHEEYDLSGDRVFAMVPGLYGSRSVGWVRSRSADPDLQADVQPNYLADPHDLAAMVEALEAVQDLIASPAFADIAEGPITPPSSMTDRADRVWFVRRNIGSFFHGVGTARIGTDEDAVVDPQLRVRGLDRLWVADASVMPTIPTANTQAPTVAIAERAAELIRAD, from the coding sequence ATGCCGGTCGTCACCTTCCCTGCCGCCGCCTACGACTTCGTGGTCGTGGGCGGCGGCGCCGCCGGATGCGTCGTCGCGGCACGGCTGTCCGAGGACCCCGCGGCACGTGTCCTCCTCGTCGAGGCGGGGCCCGATCACCAGGGCGTGCGCGAGATCCTCGAGGCCGCGCACTGGGACGCCATGATCGGCGGCCCGTACGACTACGGCTACGCCTCCACCCCCACCGAGCACGTGGTCGAGCGGTCGATCGCGATGCCGCGCGGGCGCGTGCTCGGCGGCAGTTCGAGCACGAACGCGATGCTCTGGTACCGCGGCGCGCGCGCCGACTACGACGCGTGGGCGGATGCCGGTGCCACCGGCTGGGGCTACGACGACCTGCTCCCCTACTTCCGGCGTTCCGAGTCACGGCCGGGCGGCGACCCCGCCTACCGCGGGCTCGACGGTCCGATGCGCGTGGCGCCGCTGACGCGTCGGCACACCATCGCCGACGCGCTCATCGATGCCGCCGCCGAGCGCGGGATCCCCGTGATCGACGACGCCAACGCCGCCTCGAACGAGGGCGCGACGTACGCCGACTACAACGCCGTCGAGGGCGAGGACGGCTCGTTCGAGCGCTGGAGCACCGCGCGCGCCTACCTCGAACCGGCCCTGACGCGCCCGAATCTCGACGTACTCGTCGACAGCCCGGTGCACGACCTCGTGCTCGACGGCATCGCCGTCGTCGGCATCCGCCACCGCGTCGACGGCACCGTGGTCACGACACGCGCCGACCGCGTCGTGCTCAGCGCCGGCGCCTTCGACACCCCGCGCCTGCTGCAACGCTCGGGCATCGGCGACCCGCTCCGCCTGCGCCACGCCGGGATCGACCCGCGTCACGCGCTGCCCGGCGTGGGCGAGAACTTCCAGGACCACCCGCTCATCCTGGGCGTGAACTTCCGCGCCCGCGCCGACCTGGGTCCCGTGCTCGGCAATGGCGGCGGCTCGATGGTCAACTGGCGGAGCTCCTACGCGGCCGCCGGCCCCGACCTGCACGCCGTCATCGCGCACGGCTCGCGGGGCGACGACCGGCTCCACGAGGAGTACGACCTGTCGGGCGACCGCGTGTTCGCGATGGTGCCGGGACTCTACGGCTCACGCAGCGTCGGCTGGGTGCGCTCGCGCTCGGCCGATCCCGATCTGCAGGCCGACGTCCAGCCGAACTACCTCGCCGACCCGCACGACCTCGCCGCCATGGTCGAGGCGCTCGAGGCCGTACAGGACCTGATCGCGAGCCCCGCATTCGCGGACATCGCCGAAGGCCCGATCACACCACCGTCGTCGATGACCGACCGCGCCGACCGCGTGTGGTTCGTCCGCCGGAACATCGGCTCGTTCTTCCACGGCGTGGGGACGGCCCGCATCGGCACCGATGAGGACGCGGTCGTGGACCCGCAGCTTCGCGTGCGGGGTCTGGACCGGCTGTGGGTGGCGGATGCCTCGGTGATGCCGACCATCCCCACCGCCAATACGCAGGCCCCCACCGTCGCGATCGCCGAGCGCGCCGCCGAGCTCATTCGAGCAGACTGA
- a CDS encoding thiamine pyrophosphate-dependent enzyme yields the protein MSYSRFEAMKLLGARLESELVILSLGGAVDEWYNAAPHMRDASLFQQQLGCVTPEAFGLAVGLPHRRIVSLDTDGGLLFNLGILATLANEQPQNLFVVVWDNEQYQSIGGPRTHTKGGRVDLAAIARGAGVEKAFTAETLEEFDAHCAAGLAATEPYIVVAKTDGILEPGIKRKHSDGREDKYIFVRHVEDTEGITIMGPSEHN from the coding sequence ATGAGCTACTCCCGTTTCGAAGCCATGAAGCTGCTCGGGGCGCGCCTCGAGTCCGAGCTCGTCATCCTCTCCCTCGGGGGCGCCGTCGACGAGTGGTACAACGCCGCACCGCACATGCGCGACGCGAGCCTGTTCCAGCAGCAGCTCGGCTGCGTCACCCCCGAGGCGTTCGGCCTCGCCGTCGGCCTGCCGCACCGCCGCATCGTGTCGCTCGACACCGACGGCGGGCTGCTGTTCAACCTGGGCATCCTCGCCACCCTCGCCAACGAGCAGCCGCAGAACCTGTTCGTCGTCGTCTGGGACAACGAGCAGTACCAGTCGATCGGCGGTCCCCGCACCCACACGAAGGGCGGCCGCGTCGACCTCGCCGCGATCGCCCGCGGCGCCGGCGTCGAGAAGGCCTTCACGGCCGAGACGCTCGAGGAGTTCGACGCGCACTGCGCCGCCGGGCTCGCCGCGACCGAGCCGTACATCGTCGTCGCCAAGACCGACGGCATCCTCGAGCCCGGCATCAAGCGCAAGCACTCCGACGGGCGCGAGGACAAGTACATCTTCGTCCGTCACGTCGAAGACACCGAGGGCATCACCATCATGGGTCCGAGCGAGCACAACTGA
- a CDS encoding nucleoside deaminase → MTDITTAFTMALPDWLASEIPSLPRTLASDAERMALVNALADRNWREGNGGPFAAIVVDEATGELISVGVNVVLSTRISSGHAEVMALALAQRRLGRWDLGEDGARLALVVNWRPCVQCYGAAMWSGVRSLVVAGDGPELEELTGFDEGPMVEDWADQFRARGIDVTIGVARDDALEVYRAYGASESVVYNARGDD, encoded by the coding sequence ATGACCGACATCACGACCGCCTTCACGATGGCGCTCCCCGACTGGCTCGCGTCCGAGATCCCCTCCCTGCCGCGAACCCTGGCGAGCGACGCCGAGCGCATGGCGCTGGTGAATGCGCTCGCCGACCGCAACTGGCGCGAGGGCAACGGCGGACCGTTCGCCGCGATCGTCGTCGACGAGGCGACCGGCGAGCTGATCTCCGTCGGCGTCAACGTCGTCCTCAGCACCCGCATCAGCTCCGGTCACGCCGAGGTGATGGCGCTCGCGCTCGCGCAGCGCAGGCTCGGTCGGTGGGATCTCGGCGAGGATGGAGCGCGCCTCGCGCTCGTCGTCAACTGGCGCCCGTGCGTCCAGTGCTACGGCGCCGCGATGTGGAGCGGCGTGCGTTCGCTCGTCGTCGCGGGCGACGGCCCCGAGCTCGAGGAGCTGACCGGGTTCGACGAGGGCCCCATGGTGGAGGACTGGGCCGACCAGTTCCGCGCTCGCGGCATCGACGTCACGATCGGAGTGGCCCGCGACGACGCGCTGGAGGTGTACCGGGCCTACGGCGCCAGCGAGAGCGTCGTCTACAACGCCCGCGGCGACGACTGA
- a CDS encoding nucleoside deaminase, which yields MTDPTAVAEDPAITELDRMLLRRAIDVGRSAVAHGNHPFGAVLADPAGEVVLVAENSVNTDNDCTAHAETNLARLAFKVFGTEALAGYSLYTSCEPCAMCSGAIYWSGIGRVVWAMTEAQLAVLTGDHEENPTMALSSAAVLNAGQRAITVAGPAIWDEAIAAHADFWVR from the coding sequence ATGACCGATCCCACCGCCGTGGCCGAGGACCCGGCGATCACGGAACTCGATCGCATGCTGCTGCGACGGGCGATCGACGTCGGCCGCAGTGCGGTCGCGCACGGCAACCATCCCTTCGGCGCGGTGCTGGCCGACCCAGCGGGGGAGGTCGTGCTGGTCGCCGAGAACTCGGTCAACACCGACAACGACTGCACCGCCCACGCCGAGACGAACCTCGCCCGGCTCGCGTTCAAGGTCTTCGGGACCGAGGCGCTCGCCGGATACTCCCTCTACACGAGCTGCGAGCCGTGCGCGATGTGCTCCGGGGCGATCTACTGGTCCGGCATCGGCCGCGTCGTGTGGGCGATGACCGAGGCCCAGCTCGCCGTGCTCACGGGCGACCATGAGGAGAACCCGACCATGGCGCTCTCCAGCGCCGCCGTCCTCAACGCCGGTCAGCGCGCCATCACGGTCGCCGGTCCGGCCATCTGGGACGAGGCGATCGCTGCGCACGCGGACTTCTGGGTCCGCTGA
- the rplM gene encoding 50S ribosomal protein L13, which produces MTRTYTPKTGEAQREWLVIDATDVVLGRLASHAAAILRGKHKPTFAPHVDMGDFVIIVNADKVALTGQKLQKKMAYRHSGYPGGLKAVSYEELLEKNPVRAVEKAVRGMLPKNTLGRQQLSKLKVYAGAEHPHAAQQPKTYTFDQVAQ; this is translated from the coding sequence GTGACGCGCACTTACACCCCCAAGACTGGCGAAGCCCAGCGCGAGTGGCTTGTCATCGACGCGACCGACGTCGTCCTCGGACGCCTCGCCTCGCACGCGGCCGCCATCCTCCGCGGCAAGCACAAGCCGACCTTCGCTCCCCACGTCGACATGGGCGACTTCGTCATCATCGTCAACGCCGACAAGGTCGCCCTGACCGGCCAGAAGCTCCAGAAGAAAATGGCCTACCGCCACTCGGGCTACCCGGGCGGTCTGAAGGCCGTCTCGTACGAGGAGCTCCTCGAGAAGAACCCCGTCCGCGCGGTGGAGAAGGCCGTCCGCGGCATGCTCCCCAAGAACACGCTGGGCCGTCAGCAGCTGTCGAAGCTCAAGGTCTACGCCGGTGCCGAGCACCCGCACGCCGCTCAGCAGCCCAAGACGTACACCTTCGACCAGGTCGCCCAGTAA
- a CDS encoding GntR family transcriptional regulator, producing the protein MTDSSSLALEHLPGGSAPLYERIADEVRRRVDAGIWSRGHRLRSEAEIAADLQVARGTIRRAIALLVESGHLVQRQGVGTFVAGREGLRVPGRFESLGQRMERNGVDHETVELGRDVVDAPQPSGAPVRSLRVRRLRLLDGVPMSVLVNQIPLDIAPGIEQVDLVTMSLYTLLEKSFHVAIEHSELTFGAIAADAELAALLDVPVGAPLTHLVQSTYGPGDVRIDDAETWIRPDRHQPTVSLWRTNS; encoded by the coding sequence ATGACCGACTCGTCCAGCCTGGCGCTCGAGCACCTGCCCGGTGGCTCCGCGCCCCTGTACGAGCGGATCGCCGACGAGGTGCGCCGGCGAGTCGACGCGGGCATCTGGAGCCGCGGCCACCGGCTGCGGTCCGAGGCCGAGATCGCCGCCGATCTCCAGGTCGCCCGCGGCACGATCCGCCGTGCGATCGCGCTGCTGGTCGAGTCGGGTCACCTCGTGCAGCGCCAGGGCGTCGGCACGTTCGTAGCGGGCCGCGAGGGGCTTCGCGTCCCCGGCCGCTTCGAGTCGCTCGGCCAGCGCATGGAGCGCAACGGCGTCGACCACGAGACCGTCGAACTGGGCCGCGACGTCGTCGATGCACCCCAGCCATCGGGCGCCCCGGTGCGGTCGCTGCGCGTTCGCCGCCTGCGCCTGCTCGACGGCGTCCCGATGTCGGTGCTCGTCAATCAGATCCCGCTCGACATCGCGCCCGGGATCGAACAGGTGGATCTCGTGACGATGTCGCTGTACACGCTGCTCGAGAAGTCGTTCCACGTGGCGATCGAGCACAGCGAGCTGACCTTCGGCGCCATCGCCGCCGACGCCGAGCTCGCGGCACTGCTCGACGTGCCGGTCGGTGCGCCCCTCACGCACCTGGTCCAGTCCACCTACGGCCCCGGCGACGTCCGCATCGACGACGCCGAGACCTGGATCCGCCCGGATCGGCACCAGCCCACCGTTTCGCTCTGGAGGACCAACTCATGA